In Pseudothermotoga hypogea DSM 11164 = NBRC 106472, the following are encoded in one genomic region:
- a CDS encoding TolB-like translocation protein, with protein MSAGRFSLLFALLTFISCFATVGLRITIVSDEQSKELASDVASSILSLVPQNVFVSIEMDGATLTSNDLASIEEEFALSFSISYDATRNAYYASWLEFDSVVYSCSYSPRAEKPYREFVRECAHYPLEKAALRLLVTGKFEKYLRVTYHPSVDEYSSFSPNGELFAFITDRLGGNRNIALLNLTEGTLKVLPVHGSSEYFPRFSPDGSRLAFQGSLHGFWNIYVMPIEDHARNIVLISAGNAPAYSPTWLDNNTLLYVQDTEAGNAMYRATLARRRTKLNIEGFDMVFSPAAHDGTIYFVGLKEANFGIYALTPEGSVVCVEDGFYNEHDPAISPDGRYLAYSCNCLGYYAIWIKDLQTNEKWCLTEELRQDAFYPSFSPDGQLVGFSASEGFFEPDIWFVRFFKPSDSQEQSSLP; from the coding sequence ATGAGCGCAGGAAGGTTTTCGTTACTTTTCGCGTTACTCACGTTCATAAGCTGTTTTGCGACCGTCGGTCTGAGGATCACGATTGTCTCTGACGAGCAGAGCAAAGAGCTCGCGAGTGACGTTGCCAGTTCTATTCTCTCACTCGTTCCTCAGAATGTGTTCGTCTCCATCGAAATGGATGGAGCAACGCTCACGAGTAACGATCTCGCTTCGATCGAAGAGGAGTTCGCTTTGAGCTTTTCTATCAGTTATGATGCCACGAGAAACGCTTACTACGCAAGCTGGCTGGAATTTGACAGTGTCGTTTACAGTTGCAGCTATTCGCCGAGAGCGGAAAAACCTTACAGGGAGTTCGTCAGAGAGTGCGCGCACTATCCGCTCGAGAAAGCCGCTCTGAGACTTTTGGTGACTGGCAAATTCGAAAAGTATCTGCGCGTGACCTACCATCCCTCGGTGGACGAATACAGCAGTTTCAGCCCCAACGGTGAGCTTTTCGCCTTCATCACCGATAGGCTTGGTGGTAACAGGAACATCGCCCTGTTGAACTTGACGGAAGGCACTCTGAAAGTTCTGCCCGTTCACGGCAGCAGCGAATACTTTCCCAGATTTTCACCCGACGGTTCGAGGCTCGCATTTCAAGGATCTCTGCACGGTTTTTGGAACATCTACGTGATGCCGATCGAAGACCACGCGAGGAACATCGTGCTCATCTCTGCTGGCAACGCACCCGCCTACTCACCAACGTGGCTGGATAACAACACGCTCTTGTACGTTCAAGACACAGAAGCTGGCAACGCCATGTACCGAGCCACGCTCGCCAGGCGCCGAACCAAACTGAACATAGAAGGCTTCGACATGGTGTTCTCACCGGCCGCACACGATGGGACGATTTACTTCGTTGGCCTCAAAGAAGCCAACTTCGGTATCTACGCGCTCACGCCCGAAGGAAGCGTTGTCTGCGTCGAGGATGGCTTCTACAACGAACACGATCCGGCGATTTCGCCGGATGGACGTTACCTCGCGTATTCCTGCAACTGTCTGGGATACTACGCCATATGGATCAAGGACCTACAAACCAACGAAAAGTGGTGTCTCACAGAAGAACTGAGGCAAGATGCATTTTACCCATCGTTTTCGCCCGATGGACAACTCGTTGGTTTCAGCGCGAGCGAAGGTTTCTTTGAACCGGACATATGGTTCGTCAGGTTCTTCAAACCTTCAGATTCTCAAGAGCAATCTTCTCTTCCTTAG
- a CDS encoding biotin/lipoyl-containing protein gives MARKFRVVINNKEYIVEVEEIGGSSIVQSVQPVVEKPQLVEKPQQVQTQNVKAEPKKVEQPKEKPTPKAGGVEVKAPMSGLVVKVHVSEGQQVKRGQKLLVLEAMKMENDIVSEHEGTVVKVLVKEGDNVETGQTLITIS, from the coding sequence ATGGCGCGCAAGTTCAGGGTGGTGATAAACAACAAAGAATACATCGTTGAGGTCGAGGAGATCGGAGGCTCATCGATCGTTCAATCGGTTCAACCCGTCGTCGAAAAGCCACAGTTGGTTGAAAAACCCCAGCAGGTGCAAACACAAAACGTGAAAGCTGAGCCAAAGAAGGTGGAACAACCGAAAGAGAAACCAACACCAAAGGCTGGTGGTGTAGAAGTAAAAGCACCGATGTCGGGTCTCGTCGTGAAGGTGCACGTCAGCGAGGGACAACAGGTCAAGCGAGGACAGAAACTGTTGGTTCTCGAGGCCATGAAGATGGAAAACGACATCGTCAGCGAGCACGAAGGTACGGTTGTTAAGGTCCTCGTGAAGGAAGGAGACAACGTGGAGACTGGGCAGACCTTGATCACGATAAGCTGA
- a CDS encoding chemotaxis protein CheW — translation MELKVVSFALGEEKFALDIMNIDSIVEVGKIVKLPESADYVEGIMNLRGNVIPIINLKRKFSMPDTGRSASAKIIVVNMKGKRVGLLVDQVHEVLTLTDQQIEPPPAGVGGTRANFILGIAKIGEELLIILNAEEILSKEEKIALENLKV, via the coding sequence ATGGAACTGAAGGTCGTGAGTTTCGCTCTGGGGGAAGAAAAGTTTGCATTGGACATCATGAACATCGACAGCATAGTGGAAGTGGGAAAGATCGTGAAACTGCCAGAATCTGCTGACTACGTCGAGGGGATCATGAATTTGCGCGGCAACGTGATACCGATCATCAACCTGAAAAGGAAATTCTCCATGCCGGACACGGGCCGTTCGGCGTCAGCGAAGATCATCGTCGTGAACATGAAGGGCAAGAGGGTTGGCCTGCTCGTCGATCAGGTGCACGAGGTGCTCACGCTGACCGACCAGCAGATTGAGCCACCTCCGGCGGGCGTTGGAGGAACGAGGGCGAACTTCATCTTAGGCATAGCCAAGATAGGTGAAGAACTGTTGATCATCTTGAACGCCGAAGAGATCTTGTCTAAGGAAGAGAAGATTGCTCTTGAGAATCTGAAGGTTTGA
- the fliD gene encoding flagellar filament capping protein FliD translates to MDAISKIASSINYRYRSSNIQFGGLASGLNTADIVDALMQIEARPAERLYQKYESLGLKQKAYQQLEEKLESFETFLASFKLQATLMAKKVSIDSDKVSIEASAAALVGSYQIKVLSIASRSSTTSGRTIGPEVDPSTKFGDLVYRYNPTDSVLKIQVGATVHTVNISTEDTISDIVNKLDDIFGYGNVRFENGKLIIESSQAFAIQTIQGTFSHVFNLKDAPIVQEAGEYVLRSTAHVGAVSPYRTLSQISTYRGISITSGVLKINNVEINVDTNMTLNQLIDAINSSNAGVTAAYDQNSDKLIVTSNQTGANAITFEDNGTNLLALLGMDVGQFNVGGVTHVQLSSDGVNWIDLYSSTTEFSYMGLSIKVKGLVETPLSFNVENDVDSIVSKVKEFVDKWNELMEYIYNKYHEKPVTGKNAEELSEEEKLQGILQRDPLLNEIFFRLRGFITTRIEGEISYLWQIGIRTSSYGYQNMKMGKLELDEDQLKAVLRENPEKVWAFFGDTNGFAQQIHSYVRELTRFGGRIDSIAGISGTITNQMRSLAKQLQSWLERLQKREAYLWSKFSAMEEVVSRMQAQGSWLTQFASLSRNNR, encoded by the coding sequence ATGGATGCCATATCCAAGATCGCGTCGAGTATAAACTACAGATACAGATCGTCAAACATTCAGTTCGGTGGTCTGGCCTCCGGGTTGAACACGGCCGACATCGTGGACGCGTTGATGCAGATCGAGGCAAGACCAGCTGAAAGATTGTATCAGAAGTACGAGAGTTTGGGGCTGAAACAAAAGGCGTACCAGCAGCTGGAAGAAAAACTCGAAAGCTTCGAAACCTTTCTGGCCAGCTTCAAATTACAGGCCACACTCATGGCGAAGAAAGTCTCAATTGATTCTGACAAAGTCTCAATCGAAGCATCTGCCGCTGCCTTGGTTGGCAGCTACCAAATCAAAGTGCTGTCGATCGCGAGCAGAAGTTCCACGACGAGTGGAAGAACGATAGGGCCCGAGGTCGATCCTTCCACGAAGTTTGGCGATCTGGTTTACAGATACAACCCGACCGACTCCGTCTTGAAGATCCAAGTCGGTGCGACGGTGCACACGGTCAACATCTCGACGGAAGACACGATCTCTGACATCGTCAACAAGCTCGACGATATCTTCGGTTATGGCAACGTCAGATTCGAGAACGGAAAACTGATCATCGAGAGCAGTCAGGCTTTCGCCATCCAAACGATACAAGGTACCTTCAGTCACGTTTTCAATCTGAAGGATGCTCCCATCGTTCAAGAGGCTGGAGAATACGTTCTTCGTAGCACTGCACACGTGGGAGCCGTCTCACCGTACAGGACACTGTCTCAGATCTCTACCTACCGTGGAATATCGATCACAAGCGGTGTTTTGAAGATCAACAACGTCGAGATCAACGTCGATACAAACATGACGTTGAATCAATTGATAGACGCGATCAACTCGAGCAACGCTGGAGTAACTGCAGCTTACGATCAGAACTCAGACAAACTGATCGTGACATCGAACCAAACGGGTGCGAACGCTATAACCTTCGAAGACAACGGTACGAACCTGCTCGCACTGCTCGGCATGGACGTCGGTCAGTTCAACGTCGGCGGTGTGACACACGTTCAGTTGAGCAGTGATGGTGTGAACTGGATCGATCTCTACTCTTCCACAACCGAATTCAGTTACATGGGACTCTCGATAAAGGTTAAAGGGCTGGTCGAAACGCCTCTGAGCTTCAACGTTGAGAACGACGTTGATTCGATCGTCTCGAAAGTAAAGGAATTCGTCGACAAGTGGAACGAGCTCATGGAGTACATTTACAACAAGTACCACGAAAAGCCGGTGACGGGCAAAAACGCCGAAGAGCTCAGCGAGGAAGAGAAGCTGCAAGGGATTCTTCAAAGAGATCCACTTCTGAACGAGATCTTTTTCAGATTGAGAGGCTTCATAACAACACGTATCGAGGGTGAGATCTCCTATCTGTGGCAAATAGGTATAAGGACGAGCAGCTACGGTTATCAGAACATGAAGATGGGAAAGCTCGAGCTCGACGAAGACCAGCTGAAGGCGGTTCTAAGGGAAAATCCTGAGAAAGTGTGGGCCTTCTTTGGAGATACGAACGGTTTCGCACAACAGATTCACTCTTACGTCAGAGAACTCACCAGATTCGGTGGAAGGATCGACAGCATCGCGGGCATAAGCGGGACCATAACGAATCAGATGAGAAGCTTGGCAAAGCAACTGCAGAGCTGGCTGGAACGGTTACAGAAGAGAGAAGCGTATCTCTGGAGCAAGTTCTCCGCCATGGAAGAGGTTGTGTCAAGGATGCAGGCTCAGGGTAGCTGGCTCACACAGTTCGCCAGCCTGAGCAGGAACAACCGTTAA
- a CDS encoding flagellar protein FlaG gives MNVDSVRMDPHHNTNTMNVNKVQTESVKQLQLNVEKASEEPQKQQNNDVDLSKAMDSLKKTFERLSRFFKTEAQFTIERELNMIIIKIKDRDTGEIVRQIPPEVAVKIAKNLQELMGILFDEKV, from the coding sequence ATGAATGTGGATTCTGTGAGAATGGATCCTCATCACAACACGAATACTATGAATGTGAACAAGGTTCAAACTGAGAGCGTGAAACAACTTCAGTTGAACGTGGAGAAAGCCTCCGAAGAACCTCAGAAACAACAGAACAACGATGTGGATCTGTCCAAGGCGATGGACTCGCTCAAGAAAACCTTTGAAAGGCTCAGCAGGTTCTTCAAGACGGAGGCCCAGTTCACGATAGAGCGTGAACTCAACATGATAATCATCAAGATAAAGGACAGAGACACAGGTGAGATCGTCAGGCAGATCCCACCAGAGGTGGCGGTAAAGATCGCGAAGAACCTTCAAGAGTTGATGGGTATCTTGTTCGATGAGAAGGTGTGA
- a CDS encoding OadG family protein, whose product MSNDISNLTVLVVGIGSVFLVFVILYIIFVIMEKIFTSQQRRTSRGEVKTTQNFVKTEENVEQDETMEAAVIGAVMAYMSLESEKPVMQPKGRVLSFEERTTSWRKSGWKGARGWRASSGW is encoded by the coding sequence ATGTCCAACGATATCAGCAACCTCACAGTGCTCGTGGTTGGAATTGGATCGGTTTTCCTGGTGTTCGTGATACTGTACATCATTTTTGTGATAATGGAAAAGATCTTCACCTCGCAACAACGCAGAACCTCACGTGGTGAGGTGAAAACCACACAAAATTTCGTCAAAACCGAGGAGAACGTTGAACAGGACGAAACCATGGAGGCGGCCGTCATTGGAGCGGTGATGGCTTATATGAGCTTAGAGAGTGAAAAACCTGTCATGCAACCCAAAGGTAGGGTCCTTTCTTTCGAGGAGAGAACCACAAGCTGGAGAAAGAGCGGTTGGAAAGGAGCGAGAGGATGGCGCGCAAGTTCAGGGTGGTGA